A region of Drosophila mauritiana strain mau12 chromosome 3L, ASM438214v1, whole genome shotgun sequence DNA encodes the following proteins:
- the LOC117141618 gene encoding membrane-bound alkaline phosphatase, which yields MLSLKFWIGLGLLTVVWGAAVPGKAPVDEERMHPHLPTSPRLRTISGEETQEFWHSASKKLIREKLEFVRNTKKAKNIILFLGDGMGLATLAAARSYIGGEELKLSFEEFPFTGLSKTYSVDKIVPDSACTSTSYLCGVKANYGTIGVNAHVKRGDCAAMANETNHVFSLGKWAMDAGKAAGLVTTTRVTHASPSGVYAHVADREWENNAVLEEACGELSEGLQDIAVQLIHGEVGSKLKVMLGGGKRSFYSPEHYDKGRRTDGRNLVEEFEALDAGNTFVKTQKKLLNVNATETGRLLGLFSKSHMHYHLEQLADPDNNEPSLEQMTQKAIEVLETEDQGYFLFVEGGKIDISHHDTMARIALDETAELSKAVKKAREMTNPEETLIVVTSDHSHTFSVSGYQPRGSDIFGAAKAKGKDGKPYLALSYANGKSFQDYYNTETHEREDPTSLPTIGDFDQLFPAMVPLESETHGGEDVGVFASGPWAHLFTGVYEQNTIPHMMAFAACVGDGLTACD from the coding sequence ATGCTGAGTCTTAAGTTCTGGATTGGCCTCGGTCTGCTGACCGTCGTTTGGGGTGCAGCAGTACCTGGAAAAGCTCCCGTGGACGAGGAGCGAATGCATCCACATCTGCCCACTAGTCCCAGGCTGCGTACGATTTCCGGCGAGGAAACCCAGGAGTTCTGGCACTCGGCCAGCAAGAAACTCATCCGCGAGAAGTTGGAGTTCGTGAGGAACACCAAGAAGGCCAAGAACATTATACTGTTTTTGGGCGATGGCATGGGACTGGCTACTCTGGCTGCTGCCAGGAGCTACATTGGAGGCGAGGAGCTGAAGCTCTCCTTCGAGGAATTCCCTTTTACCGGACTATCGAAAACCTATTCGGTGGACAAAATAGTCCCCGATAGCGCCTGTACCTCAACCTCATATCTGTGCGGAGTGAAGGCGAACTACGGAACAATCGGAGTAAATGCGCATGTCAAGCGAGGCGACTGTGCGGCGATGGCCAATGAAACAAACCATGTCTTCTCCCTGGGCAAATGGGCCATGGATGCGGGCAAAGCTGCTGGACTGGTGACCACCACCCGAGTGACTCACGCCTCGCCATCCGGAGTCTACGCCCATGTCGCCGATCGCGAATGGGAAAATAACGCTGTTCTGGAGGAAGCCTGTGGTGAGCTGTCGGAGGGTCTCCAAGACATAGCTGTCCAGTTGATTCACGGCGAAGTGGGCAGCAAACTCAAGGTCATGCTGGGTGGAGGCAAGCGTAGCTTCTACAGTCCGGAACACTACGACAAGGGCCGACGCACAGATGGTCGCAATCTCGTCGAAGAATTCGAGGCCTTGGACGCGGGCAACACCTTTGTGAAAACGCAGAAGAAGCTGCTCAATGTGAATGCCACTGAAACCGGAAGATTATTGGGCCTGTTCAGCAAGAGCCACATGCACTATCATCTGGAGCAGCTGGCCGACCCGGACAACAATGAGCCCTCCTTGGAGCAGATGACACAGAAGGCCATTGAAGTACTGGAAACCGAAGATCAGGGATATTTCCTTTTCGTTGAAGGAGGCAAGATCGACATTAGCCACCACGATACAATGGCACGAATTGCTTTGGATGAGACAGCTGAACTCTCGAAGGCGGTGAAGAAGGCTAGGGAGATGACCAATCCGGAGGAGACCCTCATAGTGGTGACCTCGGATCACTCGCACACCTTCAGCGTTTCGGGCTATCAGCCACGGGGCAGCGATATCTTTGGAGCTGCCAAGGCGAAGGGCAAGGATGGCAAACCGTATCTGGCGTTGAGCTATGCCAATGGTAAGAGTTTCCAGGACTACTACAACACGGAGACCCACGAGCGCGAGGATCCCACCAGTCTGCCCACAATCGGAGACTTCGATCAGCTCTTCCCCGCGATGGTGCCCCTGGAATCGGAGACCCATGGCGGCGAGGATGTGGGTGTCTTCGCCTCGGGACCCTGGGCACATCTCTTCACCGGCGTCTACGAACAGAACACCATTCCCCACATGATGGCATTCGCTGCCTGTGTGGGCGATGGACTAACCGCTTGCGATTAG
- the LOC117140458 gene encoding collagen alpha-1(II) chain — translation MSFLGLLAFLVAGLCSTAQASLVKCSCDPGPQGERGPPGPPGPPGNQIGLPGSGSGYWGYPPTGPYPPNLPFIQGPRGLPGPPGPPGYCFPCPAAPPLRSFPPPGVPVPPFISSPAGGGFGGASALTTAVGNIIVIPGGAGTGLTGRAQFFHISPDGQVVQIDRPQNLPSELFDTPANQGSGAPIPPPQPTSSSLSGITPPAVQVPPTQPTPGDLGAQQPTLLPENVEESVFAVGNRMDFLRGSSDASDWRRILLLGERPTDGILKGQSVQQLNPNQLESSMENFQRALVELKEKYATLIQPRNSNQYAVII, via the exons ATGAGTTTTCTGGGACTCTTGGCTTTCCTGGTTGCTG GTCTTTGCTCCACCGCCCAGGCTTCGTTGGTGAAATGCTCTTGTGATCCTGGCCCCCAGGGGGAACGAGGACCTCCAGGTCCGCCCGGACCTCCTGGCAATCAGATCGGTCTCCCTGGCAGTGGTTCTGGCTACTGGGGCTATCCACCCACAGGTCCTTACCCCCCAAATCTGCCTTTCATCCAGGGACCTAGAGGATTACCCGGACCGCCTGGTCCTCCTGGATATTGTTTCCCATGCCCGGCTGCTCCACCTTTGAGATCTTTTCCGCCACCTGGAGTTCCAGTTCCTCCTTTCATTTCCAGCCCAGCTGGTGGCGGATTTGGCGGAGCCTCTGCTTTGACCACAGCTGTGGGCAACATCATAGTGATTCCGGGAGGAGCAGGAACGGGATTAACAGGCCGCGCTCAGTTCTTCCACATTTCACCAGATGGCCAGGTGGTGCAGATCGATCGACCGCAGAATCTGCCCAGTGAACTATTCGATACACCGGCGAACCAAGGTTCCGGTGCTCCCATTCCTCCACCGCAACCCACATCGTCATCTCTGTCGGGGATCACACCACCAGCCGTTCAAGTGCCACCCACTCAACCAACACCCGGCGATCTGGGAGCCCAGCAGCCCACACTTTTGCCTGAGAATGTGGAGGAAAGTGTGTTCGCGGTGGGGAATCGCATGGACTTCCTGCGAGGTAGCTCCGATGCCAGCGATTGGAGAAGGATTCTCCTGCTGGGAGAGCGACCTACCGATGGTATACTCAAGGGCCAGTCCGTGCAGCAGCTCAATCCCAACCAGCTCGAGAGCAGCATGGAGAACTTCCAGAGGGCCTTGGTCGAACTGAAGGAGAAGTATGCCACGCTCATCCAACCGCGCAACTCAAACCAATATGCAGTCATCATTTGA